From the genome of Mycteria americana isolate JAX WOST 10 ecotype Jacksonville Zoo and Gardens chromosome 12, USCA_MyAme_1.0, whole genome shotgun sequence, one region includes:
- the POLR3E gene encoding DNA-directed RNA polymerase III subunit RPC5 encodes MANEEDDPIIQEIDVFLARSLLEKLYLFQYPIRPASMTYDDVTHLSAKIKPKQQKVELEMAIDTLNPNYCRSKGEQIALNVDGTCTDETSTYSSKLMDKQTFCSSQAASNVSRYAAAVYKKGELHLTPLHGILQLRPSFTYLDKADAKHREREAANEGGDSSQDEAEDDVKQITVRFSRPETEQARQRRVQSYEFLQKRQAEEHWVHLHYYGLKDSRSEHERQYLFSQGHGLAENTELIKSPSEYLMMLMPPSVEEENDKPMAPSNVLSMAQLRTLPLADQIKILMKNVKVMPFANLMSLLGSGTDSTAVLRCIQQVAMLVQGNWVVKSDVLYPKDTSSPHSGVPAEVLCRGRDFVMWKFTQDRWVVRKEVAAVTKLCPEDVKDFLEHMSVARINKGWEFMLPYDEDFVKKHPDIVQRQHMLWMGIQAKLEKVYNLLKEHLTPKKQEAQSAHPLLVSGEQRVNMAKAKVKQNYGQLEKEFQKQKAEMKSNDTSAKMDVSNIRIKEEPVSDEEPMDTSAYEGMNNGIVNGLHAEEDSTDSLNGHLPGGCVDRVAQELKAFVSSTFKKQFVLTLSELKRLFNLHLASLPPGHTLFSGISDKMLQDMVLDTGCKQILVPFPPQTAASPDELKVYALWEAGDTYDQHRQVLLEIFSKNYRVRRNVIQNQLSQECGEDLNKQEVDRVLKDCCVSYGGMWYLKGTVQS; translated from the exons ATGGCAAATGAAGAAGATGATCCAATTATACAAGAG attGACGTGTTCCTGGCCAGAAGTCTACTGGAGAAGCTATATCTGTTTCAG tatccTATTCGTCCAGCTTCCATGACGTATGATGATGTTACACATTTATCAGCGAAGataaaaccaaagcagcaaaag GTTGAACTTGAAATGGCCATTGATACTTTGAATCCTAACTACTGTCGCAGCAAAGGAGAACAGATCGCTCTCAATGTAGATGGCACATGTACAGATGAAACAAGCACCTATTCCTC GAAGCTGATGGACAAGCAAACTTTCTGCTCTTCGCAAGCTGCAAGTAACGTTTCCCGCTATGCAGCTGCTGTTtataaaaaag GTGAACTTCACCTGACTCCACTACATGGAATTCTTCAGCTGAGGCCAAGCTTCACCTACCTGGACAAGGCTGATGCAAAACACCGAGAAAGAGAAGCTGCTAATGAAG GTGGTGATTCATCCCAGGATGAAGCTGAAGATGATGTTAAGCAAATTACT GTACGATTCTCCCGCCCAGAGACCGAACAAGCTCGTCAACGTCGTGTTCAGTCCTATGAGTTCCTGCAGAAGAGACAAGCGGAAGAGCACTGGGTTCATCTACATTATTATGGCTTGAAG GATAGCCGTTCTGAACACGAGCGCCAATATTTATTTAGTCAAGGTCATGGCCTTGctgaaaacacagaattaattAAATCGCCCAG tgAATATTTAATGATGCTGATGCCTCCAAGCGTAGAGGAAGAGAA TGACAAACCAATGGCTCCAAGCAATGTGCTTTCTATGGCCCAGCTGAGAACTTTACCCCTTGCTGATCAGATTAAGATCCTGATGAAGAATG TGAAGGTTATGCCATTTGCAAATCTGATGAGTTTGCTAGGCTCTGGGACTGACTCTACGGCAGTTCTCCGCTGTATACAGCAGGTGGCAATGCTGGTCCAGGGAAACTGGGTGGTGAAGAG TGATGTCCTCTACCCAAAAGATACTTCTAGTCCACATAGTGGAGTCCCTGCGGAAGTGCTCTGTAGAGGGAGAGACTTTGTT ATGTGGAAATTCACACAGGACCGCTGGGTTGTGAGAAAGGAAGTGGCAGCTGTTACAAAa ctttgcCCAGAAGATGTGAAAGACTTCCTAGAGCACATGTCTGTGGCAAGAATAAACAAAGGCTGGGAGTTCATGCTCCCTTATGATGAAGACTTTGTTAAGAAGCATCCAGATATAGTTCAGAGGCAACATATGCTGTGGATGGGCATTCAGGCCAA GTTAGAAAAGGTCTATAATCTCTTAAAGGAGCACTTGACACCAAAGAAACAAGAGGCACAATCAG CTCATCCGTTGCTGGTTTCTGGGGAGCAAAGGGTCAACATGGCTAAAGCAAAAGTCAAGCAGAACTATGGGCAGCTGGAGAAGGAGTTCcagaagcaaaaggcagagaTGAAATCAAATGACACCTCAGCCAAGATGGATGTTTCCAATATCCGCATTAAAGAGGAGCCTGTGAGTGATGAGGAGCCAATGGATACCTCGGCTTATGAGGGCATGAACAACGGGATTGTCAATGGCCTCCATGCGGAGGAGGACTCCACGGACTCTTTAAATGGCCACTTGCCTGGAGGCTGCGTTGACCGGGTAGCCCAAGAACTGAAGGCATTTGTGTCGTCAACATTTAAGAAACAATTTGTACTCACCCTGAGTGAGCTTAAACGGTTATTTAACCTTCACTTAGCCAGTCTGCCTCCAGGACATACGTTGTTCAGTGGCATTTCGGACAAAATGTTACAGGACATGGTGTTGGACACTGGCTGCAAACAGATTTTGGTGCCT TTTCCTCCACAGACTGCTGCTTCACCAGATGAACTAAAGGTCTATGCACTTTGGGAAGCCGGTGACACTTACGATCAG catcgCCAAGTTTTGCTTGAAATCTTTTCGAAAAACTATCGAGTGCGCAGGAACGTCATCCAGAATCAGTTGAGTCAAGAATGTGGAGAAGATCTAAACAAGCAGGAGGTGGATAGAGTGTTAAAG gACTGCTGCGTGAGCTACGGCGGAATGTGGTATCTTAAGGGGACAGTGCAGTCTTGA
- the CDR2 gene encoding cerebellar degeneration-related protein 2, whose product MLADSLVEEFEIREDEPWYDQQDLQQDLHLAAELGKTLLDRNTELEESLQQMYATNQEQLQEIEYLTKQVELLRQMNDQHAKVYEQLDVTARELEDTNQKLVAESRASQQKILSLTETIENLQTHIDDLQRQVEELKKSGRGRMSHERSDQPRSMHSFSCLKELYDLRQYFVYDHVFAEKITSMDSQLSPLEEENENLKKAVTVLQAQLNLEKEKRVTMEEEYSLMVKENCDLEQRLVDTDLYRARAEELEVEVAEMRQILQSENTLHNAEKLVPESFFISFKESLERELGQSPADDGLLTVSELEKKALKRSSSETFLSSAAGGDILRGHEETCIRRAEAVKQRGISVLNEVDAQYNALKVKYEELLKKCQMDEDSLKHKAVQTLKQYSKDLHVGNTQYDLSAGNQECTNVELSDSPTNALPEYKALFKEIFSCIRKTKEEIDEHRAKYKSLSSQP is encoded by the exons ATCTTCACCTTGCTGCTGAGCTTGGGAAGACACTACTGGACCGTAACACTGAACTAGAAGAATCTTTACAGCAAATGTACGCAACAAATCAAGAGCAACTGCAGGAGATAGAG TACCTCACAAAGCAGGTGGAGCTCTTGCGTCAGATGAATGATCAGCATGCAAAAGTTTATGAACAGCTGGATGTGACAGCAAGAGAACTCGAAGACACTAATCAAAAACTAGTTGCAGAGAGTAGAGCTTCACAACAAAAGATATTAAG CTTGACAGAGACTATTGAAAATCTGCAAACACACATAGATGACCTGCAACGACAAGTAGAAGAATTGAAAAAGTCTGGACGAGGCCGGATGAGCCATGAGAGATCTGACCAGCCAAGATCAATGCATAGCTTCTCATGTTTGAAGGAGCTGTATGACCTTCGCCA GTATTTTGTTTATGATCATGTGTTTGCAGAAAAGATTACTTCGATGGATAGTCAGCTAAGTCCtctagaagaagaaaatgagaacttAAAAAAGGCAGTTACAGTTCTGCAAGCCCAACTTAACctagaaaaagagaagagggTAACAATGGAGGAGGAATATAGTCTTATGGTAAAAGAAAACTGTGACCTTGAACAGAGGCTTGTTGATACAGACTTGTATCGGGCTCGTGCAGAGGAGTTGGAAGTGGAAGTAGCTGAAATGCGACAAATACTTCAGTCTGAAAACACATTGCATAATGCAGAGAAATTGGTGCCAgaatcctttttcatttcattcaaggAATCTTTAGAAAGGGAGCTTGGTCAGAGCCCAGCAGATGATGGACTTCTGACTGTCTCGGAGCTTGAGAAGAAGGCACTGAAACGGAGCAGCAGCGAAACTTTCCTAAGCAGTGCTGCAGGGGGAGACATTCTAAGGGGCCATGAAGAAACATGTATTAGGAGAGCTGAAGCTGTGAAGCAGCGAGGAATCTCTGTACTTAATGAAGTTGATGCTCAGTATAATGCTCTGAAAGTGAAGTATGAGGAACTTTTGAAGAAGTGTCAAATGGATGAAGATTCTTTGAAACACAAGGCTGTACAAACGCTGAAGCAGTATTCCAAAGACCTACATGTGGGGAATACCCAGTATGATCTTTCAGCTGGCAATCAAGAATGTACAAATGTGGAGCTAAGTGACTCTCCCACAAATGCTCTTCCTGAATATAAAGCACTCTTCAAGGAAATTTTTAGCTGtatcagaaaaacaaaggaagaaatagaTGAACACAGAGCCAAGTACAAGTCCCTCTCCTCTCAGCCATAA